One segment of Asaia bogorensis NBRC 16594 DNA contains the following:
- a CDS encoding LysR family transcriptional regulator, with amino-acid sequence MSPKPSGDPFSGIRIFIATVQEGSFAKAATRLGLTKSAIGKSLQRLETRLNTELFYRSSRGVSLTGDGEIFYNRCKVAHDELEQGEMELLIKTCGPTGTVRIDMPASYGRNVVMPILIDQMNTHPGLRIIATFNDRIIDPLQGSSHLTLRFGLIRDTHDLVARRMTTQALILCASPSYLANYGMPATIADLDRHRCLVGFSDHASPRWAVRTENGTRGYYSPLANHQIGDGDAILQAALAGCGLCQLPEFMVNQAIAAGTLVPLLPALSLTIPVNLIWPATCRLPSRVRHVIDVLKATLPERKTSQICS; translated from the coding sequence TTGTCCCCGAAACCTTCAGGTGATCCCTTCTCGGGCATACGCATTTTCATTGCGACCGTTCAGGAGGGAAGTTTTGCCAAAGCAGCGACACGCCTTGGCCTGACCAAATCTGCCATAGGCAAAAGCCTTCAGAGACTTGAGACGCGTCTCAACACCGAGCTGTTTTACCGCTCCTCAAGAGGCGTTTCACTCACCGGGGATGGCGAGATTTTCTATAATCGCTGCAAGGTCGCTCATGACGAACTCGAACAGGGCGAGATGGAACTCCTGATCAAGACCTGTGGCCCGACAGGCACGGTACGCATCGACATGCCGGCTTCCTATGGGCGGAATGTGGTCATGCCGATACTGATCGACCAGATGAACACGCATCCCGGTCTACGAATTATCGCGACTTTCAATGACAGGATCATTGATCCCCTGCAGGGGAGCAGTCATCTGACCCTGCGGTTCGGTCTTATCCGGGATACGCATGACCTGGTAGCGAGACGCATGACCACACAGGCACTGATCTTGTGCGCAAGCCCGTCCTATCTCGCAAATTACGGTATGCCTGCCACAATTGCCGATCTGGACAGGCATCGTTGCCTTGTAGGATTTTCGGACCACGCTTCGCCACGCTGGGCCGTCAGGACGGAAAACGGAACGAGGGGCTATTACAGTCCCCTTGCCAATCATCAGATCGGCGACGGCGACGCAATCCTTCAGGCAGCACTGGCGGGATGTGGCCTGTGCCAGCTTCCTGAATTCATGGTAAATCAGGCGATCGCCGCCGGGACCCTGGTTCCTCTTCTTCCCGCCCTGAGCCTGACCATTCCGGTCAACCTGATCTGGCCCGCAACCTGCCGTCTGCCCTCACGTGTGCGTCATGTCATCGACGTTCTGAAAGCAACGCTGCCAGAGCGCAAGACATCACAGATATGCAGCTAA